Proteins from a genomic interval of Streptomyces sp. NBC_01445:
- a CDS encoding glycoside hydrolase family 3 N-terminal domain-containing protein gives MAQPWQDTTLPAHVRAADLLARMTPEEKTAQLSSVWLGADIDTGTAAVAPGQHAYVARSAALDALLPHGLGHLTRPFGTVPVEPAEGAARLAELQSRIRAGNRFGVPAIAHEECLTGFSAWQATVFPTPLAWGATFDPALVTEMAQAIGASMRAVGIHQGLAPVLDVVRDPRWGRTEEAIGEDPYLVGTIGTAYVQGLEAAGIVATLKHFAGYSASRGARNHAPAPLGPRELADVILPPFEMAVRDGGARSVMPAYNDIDGLAAHAHPGLLTQVLREDWGFTGTTVADYFGLSFLQSAHKIADSPAEAARLALAAGVDVELPTARCLTAADHLPEDLLDRAALRVLTQKCELGLLDPDHEPAAGDAPIDLNSPHLRDLARNAAQKSVVLLANDSGVLPLDDGLRIAVVGPLADEQAAMLGCYTFPRHVGVNHPELPTGIDVPTFAEALRAELTGAVFVDDPAAADVCLAVVGDRSGLFGRGSSGEGCDAEDLELPYRQGELLDEVLASGTPTVIVVLSGRPYALGRWADRAAAVVQAFFPGQEGGAAVAGVLSGRVEPSGRLPLGVPRTPGGQPAPYLAPPLGRHGDPSNVDPTALYPFGHGLSYTTFAWDVEQCDAPELPTDGETTLRLTVRNTGDRPGTEVVQLYLHDPVGTVARPEIRLVGYTRVPLDAGASAEVRATFPADLAAYTGADGRRVVEPGALELRVAASSAHVHHTVPLTLTGPVREVGHERRMRCELRVK, from the coding sequence ATGGCTCAGCCCTGGCAGGACACGACCCTGCCCGCCCACGTCCGGGCGGCGGACCTGCTCGCCCGGATGACCCCCGAGGAGAAGACCGCCCAGCTGTCCAGCGTGTGGCTGGGCGCCGACATCGACACCGGCACCGCCGCGGTCGCACCGGGCCAGCACGCGTACGTGGCCCGCAGCGCTGCCCTCGACGCCCTGCTCCCGCACGGCCTCGGACACCTCACCCGCCCCTTCGGTACCGTCCCCGTGGAGCCGGCCGAGGGCGCCGCCCGGCTCGCCGAACTGCAGTCGCGGATCCGCGCGGGCAACCGGTTCGGCGTGCCCGCCATCGCCCACGAGGAGTGCCTGACCGGATTCTCCGCCTGGCAGGCCACCGTCTTCCCGACCCCGCTGGCCTGGGGCGCCACCTTCGACCCGGCCCTGGTGACCGAGATGGCGCAGGCCATCGGCGCGTCGATGCGCGCGGTCGGCATTCACCAGGGCCTCGCTCCGGTCCTCGACGTCGTACGGGACCCGCGCTGGGGCCGCACCGAGGAGGCGATCGGCGAGGACCCGTACCTCGTCGGCACCATCGGTACCGCGTACGTACAGGGCTTGGAGGCCGCCGGGATCGTCGCGACCCTCAAGCATTTCGCCGGGTACTCGGCCTCGCGCGGCGCCCGCAACCACGCCCCGGCCCCGCTCGGACCACGCGAGCTCGCGGACGTCATCCTGCCCCCGTTCGAGATGGCGGTGCGCGACGGCGGCGCCCGCTCCGTCATGCCCGCCTACAACGACATCGACGGCCTGGCCGCCCACGCCCACCCCGGCCTGCTCACCCAAGTCCTGCGCGAGGACTGGGGGTTCACCGGCACGACCGTCGCCGACTACTTCGGGCTCTCGTTCCTGCAGTCCGCCCACAAGATCGCCGACTCGCCCGCGGAGGCCGCCCGGCTCGCTCTTGCTGCCGGGGTCGACGTCGAACTGCCCACCGCCCGCTGCCTCACTGCCGCAGACCACCTCCCTGAGGACCTCCTCGACCGGGCGGCATTGCGCGTCCTCACCCAGAAGTGCGAGCTGGGCCTCCTCGACCCCGACCACGAACCGGCCGCCGGCGACGCTCCCATCGACCTGAACTCCCCACACCTGCGCGACCTGGCCCGCAACGCGGCGCAGAAGTCCGTCGTGCTGCTCGCCAACGACTCCGGTGTCCTGCCGCTCGACGACGGCCTCCGCATCGCCGTCGTCGGACCCCTCGCCGACGAACAGGCGGCCATGCTCGGCTGCTACACATTCCCCCGGCACGTCGGCGTCAACCACCCCGAACTGCCCACCGGCATCGACGTACCGACGTTCGCCGAGGCGCTGCGCGCGGAGCTGACCGGGGCCGTGTTCGTCGATGACCCGGCGGCGGCCGATGTGTGCCTGGCCGTCGTCGGTGACCGCTCGGGCCTGTTCGGGCGAGGCTCGTCCGGCGAGGGCTGCGACGCCGAGGACCTGGAACTCCCGTACAGGCAAGGAGAGTTGCTGGATGAGGTACTCGCCTCCGGGACGCCGACCGTGATCGTCGTGCTCAGCGGGCGGCCGTACGCCCTGGGCCGCTGGGCGGACCGGGCCGCCGCCGTCGTGCAGGCCTTCTTCCCCGGACAAGAGGGTGGCGCTGCCGTCGCGGGCGTCCTGTCCGGGCGTGTCGAGCCGTCGGGCCGGCTGCCGCTCGGCGTCCCGCGCACCCCCGGAGGCCAGCCCGCCCCCTATCTCGCGCCGCCGCTGGGCCGCCACGGCGACCCCAGCAATGTGGACCCCACCGCTCTCTACCCGTTCGGGCACGGCCTGTCGTACACCACGTTCGCCTGGGACGTCGAGCAGTGCGACGCCCCCGAACTGCCCACCGACGGTGAGACCACCCTGCGCCTCACCGTCCGCAACACCGGCGACCGCCCCGGCACCGAGGTCGTCCAGCTCTACCTCCACGACCCGGTCGGCACGGTCGCGCGGCCGGAGATCCGGCTCGTCGGCTATACGCGGGTCCCGCTCGACGCGGGGGCGTCCGCGGAGGTCCGTGCAACGTTCCCGGCCGACCTCGCCGCGTACACCGGCGCCGACGGCCGCCGAGTCGTCGAACCCGGAGCCCTCGAACTACGCGTCGCCGCGTCCAGCGCCCACGTCCACCACACCGTGCCGCTCACTCTCACAGGGCCGGTGCGGGAGGTCGGGCACGAGCGGCGGATGCGGTGCGAGCTGCGCGTGAAGTGA